The Bradyrhizobium sp. LLZ17 genomic sequence CACGGATTGCCGATAGCTGCACGCATTGTCAGTCCAGCGGCGCCGGTCAAAGCAGAACCTGCGCTGGCGCTTGCGTTTCGGGAAAGCATCGACGTGTTCAGCGCGTTCAGCAGCATCGACCATGACGCCATTCGAACGAGAACGCCGACCGAGGCTGCGGTGAAACGGCTCGACGGCATCGGGCATGTCCTGTCCGAGCTCGATCTGGCCGGCGTCCGGACGCAGGATGACCTGACGCGCATGCTCCTGACGCTCGACACCGCCGACAAGTGCATTCGTGCGATCTGCGCAGAGTTCCGCGTCGAAGCCGTGAGCGATCGGCTGGCCCGCAAGGCTGAAAACCTGATGGTGCTGATCGAACGCGCGCGCGACGATCTCACCGGCTGTCGCATGTCAAAATCCTGAGCAGGATGCCGCCTACCCCTCGCGCTTGATCTTCGCCAGGATACGATCCGCCTCGGTGCGCCAATCGGCACTGCGGGCAAACTCCTTGGTCCCCTTCGCGCCGAACAGGCCTTCGTCGGCGAGATCGGCCACCCAGGCTTGCCGTTCGGCCGTGCCCTGCGCGGACCACGGCGTCAGCCCCACCTCGCGCACGGTCTCTGCGACCTCGCGCACCTCCTCGGCACGGCGGCGGCCGTGCTCGATCACCCGCTGAAAGAAATAGGCGCCCTGCTTTTCCCAGTTGATCGCGGGGAACGTCTCCGTCAGCGACGCCAGCACTGCGTCCTCGACGCCGTAGGCACGCGCCGTTGTAAAACTTTCGATGACCATGGCCTCGAGCCCCTTGATCATGATGCTGCGGCACATTTTGACCGCCGAGGACACCCCAAGCCGGTCGCTCGCGACCTTCGCCGCGAAGCCGATCGCATTTAGCAGCGGCTCGAGCTCCCTCGCGCCGGGACCGCCGAGCAGGAGCGGCACCTTGATGCGATAGGGCGGCACCGAGGTCATCACGGCGCCCTCGACGTAACGACCGCAGGCGGCGTCGATCAGCGCCGCGGCGCGCTGCTTGGCACCGGGCGAGGCCGAGTTGAAATCAAGGAACCAAGTGCCCTGGTTGATAGCACCAGAGCAGGCTGCTGCGACCGGCACGGCCTGGCTGGCAGTGACGGCAGAGACGATGAAGTCGGACTTTGCCGTCAGCTCGGCGTGAGACGCTGTCAGCTCGACGCCGAACTTCGTCGCGTGCTCTCTCAGCGATGCGCCTTGACCGCTTCCCAGCTTGATGTCGAATGCGGCGACCTTGATCTCCTGCTGGCGCAAATCCTCGGCCAGAATTTTGCCGACTTCGCCATAGCCGACCAACCCGATCTGCCATCGTTTCGGATCCACCATCAGTTCAATCCTCGTGTGGTCTCGTCGAAGAGCTCCTCGACCGCATAGCGGCGCGGGATCAGCGCCTGCTGGAATGCATAGTCGACGATCAGCTCCAACGGCTTTCTGTTCGCCTCAACGCCGAACGGAACAAGGTCCGGCGTTGCGACAGGCCCCACCTGCAATTTGTTCTGCTTGAGCAGATCATATACACCCGCGGCCACCTTGGGATGCGCCTTCGCAAGTTTCCCAGTCACGACCACGAGATGATTGACCGGGACGACGCCGCGCCGCGCATACCATTTGGCGGCTTCTGCGGTCGGGTCGGGGAATAACGGTTTCAGCCGCGCATCGTTCGAGGCCTCGCCGAGGACCGCGTCGAGCTCGCCATCCAGCAGCATCTGCAAGATGTTCTTGTCCGCGGGCGCGCGCTCGGTGGTGTCGACATATTCGGCGACGTGCGGATCCTCAAACGTGACCCAGCGGATCTTATCGAGATCGACGCCGTAGTCGTTGGCGAGGATTCCCCTGATCCAGGCGCCCGTCGTCGTCGTGAAGGAGCGAATGCCGACGCGCTTGCCTTCGAGATCGGACGGCCGGAGCGTTCCCCGCGCGGGATTGTACAGCGCGTAAGCGTGCTGGAAGCGGCCGAGCATGGTCGCCGGCAGCAGCACCAGCGGCTTGCCGTGCGCCTTCGCCATCAGATAGGTGACGATCGCCATCTCGCAGACGTCAAACGCCTGCTCGCGCACCATGGGCTTGAACGCCTTATTGGTCGGCGTGTACGTGACGAAGTCGAGATCGAAGCGGTCGGAACGGAGTTCGCCACTCTTCACCGCCTCGACATGGGGATGATTGCCAAGCACGGCCTTCAGCCTGAGACGATCCATCCGCCCACTCCGCTTCTCTTCGCCCTAGACGTCCTCGGGATTGTCGACGTAAACGAGCCCGGCTTTCGCCAGGGCGTCGCGCATGCCGTACATATCGAGGCCAAGCTCGCCCGAGGCGAGTCGCTCGCGCTTGCCGCCCTCGTCCGCGTTGCGCTTCTTCGCCTTCTCCGCGACTTCGACGGCATCGCGCTTCCGCACCACCACGACGCCGTCGTCATCGGCCACGACGATGTCGCCGGGATCGACGTTGACGCCGGCGCAGACCACGGCAATGTTGACCGAGCCAAGGGTCGCCTTGACCGTGCCCTTGGCCGACACTGCGCGCGACCACACTGGAAATTTCATCTCGTGCAGCGCTTTGACATCGCGGCAGCCGGCATCGATGATCAGCCCCTGTACGCCGCGCGCCCTCAGCGAGGTCGCGAGCAGCTCACCGAACATGCCGTCGGTATTGTCGGTGGTGCAGCCGACGACGAGAATGTCGCCCTTCCTGCACTGCTCGACGGCGACGTGGATCATCCAGTTGTCGCCAGGCTGCGCCAGCACGGTCACCGCAGGACCCGCAATCGCCGCGCCCGGCCACACCGGCCGCATATACGGCTTCATCAGGCCGATGCGACCGTAGGCCTCGTGCACGGTCGAAACTCCGTACTCCGCCATTCCAGCGGGATCGGCACGCTTGATGTTGCGAACGACGACGGGCTTCATGCCAGCTCCTCCGCGACCGTCGGGAACAGGCGCTGATAGGCCTCGCCATACGTCATGGGCATGCCGGTGTTGCGGCTGCCCTGGATGCCGCGGTTGAGCGCAACGCGCTCGTAATAGCCCCAGAGATGCTTTTGTGCGGCGAGGATCTGGAACGCCTCGTACTTCTCCTTCCAGACCTCGTCGATCTTGAGGAGCAGGTCCGGCTTGTAATTGCACTGCTCGGGCTGGTGCGGCTCGAACAGGAACACCGGCGGTGCCGAATATTTGTACTCCGCGCCGGGCTTGTGACCCATCGCCTGCGCGACCACGCGGGTCTCCTGCGCGAAATGCGCGGCATTCGGATGGTCGAAATTATAGGGGTCTTGCAGCGCGTGCGTCAGCACGAAACTCGGATTGAGCTCGCGGTAGATGTCGACCATGCGGTCGAAATGCGTTTCCGTCAGCTTTAGCGGATAGTCGCCGCAATCGAAGAACTCGATCTCGGCGCCGAGCAGCTTTGCGGCGCGCTCCGCCTCGTCCTTGCGGCCGGCCTTGACCGATTCCAGCGTCGCGCCCTTCTCCTTCCAGGCGAACTGGCTCTCGCCGCGCTCACCAAAGGACATGCAGACGATCTTCATGCGATAGCCCTTCTTCGCATGCAGCGCGATGGCCCCTCCAGCGCGCCAGACGAAGTCGCCGGGATGGGCCGTGATCACGAGACCTGTTTTCATGGGACAAACTCCCCTCTTCTGTTCGTAAGCGTCATAGGCTCATCAACCCGCGGCGACGGCGGGCTCCTCGCCGTCGAGCACGCGCTTCAGGCGCTCGGCGTCGAGCGCGCCTTCCCATTTGGCAATCGCGATGGTCGCGACCGCGTTCCCGATCAAATTGGTCGGCGTCAGGCCCTGCGACATCAGGCGGTGGACGCCGAGCACGAGCGCAACGCTCGTCACCGGAATGCTGCCGGTCGCGGACAGCGTTGCCGCCAGCACGACAAAGGCGGCGCCCGCGATGCCCGCCGCGCCCTTGGACGTCACAAGCAGGATCAGCAGCAGCTCGATCTGCTCGGCGAGCCCCAGCGGCGTATTGGTCGCCTGGGCCAGGAACACCGAGGCGGCGGCGAGGTATAGACAGGTGCCGTCGAGATTGAAGGAATAGCCGGTCGGGATCACCAGCCCGACCACGCTCTTCTCGCAGCCGGCCTGTTCCAGCTTGGTCAGCATCCGCGGCAGCACCGTCTCGGACGAGGTCGTGGCGATGCAGATCAGCAGCTCTTCCCAGATGTAGCGGATCAGCTTGAGCAGCGAGAAGCCGCAGAGCCGGGCGACGGGGCCGAGCGCCGCGATGATGAAGATCACGCAGGTCAGATAGAAGCCGCCTAGCAGCTTGCCGAGCGAGGCCAGCGAGCCGACCCCGAACTTGCCGACCGTAAAGGCGATGGCGCCGAACGCGCCGATCGGCGCCGCCCACATCACGAAGCCGACCACGGCGAATATCATCTTGGCGGCGACGTCGACGAGGTTGATCAGCGGTGCCGCGCGTTCACCGAGTTGCACCAGCGCAAAACCACACAGCACGGAGATGAAGAGGACCTGGAGGATGTTGCCCTCGGCAAAGGCACCAATGAAGGTCGCGGGCACGATGTTCGTCAGGAACGGCACGAAGCCGATCACAGCGGTCTGCTTTACATAAGGCTCGACCGCACTGGCGTTGATGCTGGCGGGATCGATGTTCATGCCGACCCCGGGCTTCAGCACATTGACCGCAATCAGGCCGATCACCAGCGCGATCGTGGTCATGATCTCGAAATAGATGATGGCCTTGACCGCGACCCGTCCGACACGGGCCATGTCGGCCATATGCGCGATGCCGTGCACGGCGGTGCAAAAGATGATCGGTGCGATCAACATCCGGATTGCCTTGATGAAGGCATCGCCGAGCGGCTGCATCTTGGCTGCCGCCTCGGGACTGACGATCCCAAGCGCGATGCCGGCCGCCATGGCGATCAGCACCTGGATCCAGAGCTCCTTCCACCAGGCGCGCCCGCGTGGCTTGTCGATCGCCAGCGCCGTCATTCGCCAAACCCGAACAGGCGCGCCGGATTGCTGACCAGAATCTTCTGCTGAAACTCCACCTCGGGCGCAAACAGCGGGATCAGGTCGACGAGATCGCCGTCATTCGGCATCGCCTTGACGTTGGGATGGGGCCAATCGGTGCCCCAGATGACGCGGTCGGGCGCGGTCTCGACGATTTTTCGCGCGAATGGCACCGCATCGGTGAACGGCGGGCCAGCCGAGGACACGCGCTCGGAGCCGCAAATCTTCACCCAGCACTTCTCGTCGCGCTGCATCAGCTCGATCAGTATCCTGAACGGAAGCTGGTCGAGCCCCTTAGACGCCTTCACCCGACCCATATGGTCGATCGTATAGCTCAGCGGCAGCCTTGCCAGCATATCGGCATACTCGGGGAGATCGATCGCATCGAAATGCAGATCGATATGCCAGCCGAACGGCGCGACCATTGCGATGACCCGGTTGAAGACGCTCTTGTCGGGAACGCCGCCGAGATGGCGGACGAAATTGAAGCGGCAGCCGCGGAAGCCGCCTTCGTGCAGCGCACGAAGCTCGCGCTCGGTGATGGTGTCGTCGATGTTGGCAACCGCGCGGTAGGCGCCGTTGCTTTGCGCGATGGCATCGAGCGCCACCGTATTGTCGGTGCCATGCACGCTGGCATTGACGATGACGGCGCGCTCCACGCCGAGTTTGGCGTGCAACGCCTTGAAATCCTCGAGCGGCGCATCCGGTGGCGTGTAGGAGCGATCCGGCGCGTAAGGATATTTCGCGCCGGGCCCGAAGATGTGGCAATGCGCGTCGCACGATAGTTTTGGCAGCTTGAATTTCGGCGTGCGCGTATTCGGATCAGGCGGCGGAATGGTGGGGATATAAGTCATTGTCATCAGCCGAACTTGAACAGGCGTGCCGGATTGTCGACCAGCAGCTTCTGCCGGACCGCGCTATCCTGCGCATAGAGCGGAATCAGGTCGACGAGTTCGCCGTCATTGGGCATGATCTTGACGTTCGGGTGTGGCCAGTCGGTACCCCAGATGACGCGATCGGGCGCGTTCTCGATCAAGGCCTTCGCAAACGGCACCGCATCGTGAAACGGCTTGCCGGTGGCGGACGCGCGCTCGAGACCCGTGATCTTGACCCAGCACTTCTCGTCCTTCTGAAGGTCGAGCAATGCGGTGAAGGCGGGATCGGCGAGCCCCTTCCCCGCCTGCACCGTCGCCATGTGATCGATCACGTAAGGCGTTGGCAGCGCAGTGAGGATCGGCGCGAATTCGGCGATCGTGCCCGGCTCGAAATAGACGTCGACATGCCAGCCGAGCTCGGCAACGCGATGCACGATGTGCTGAAATGTGGCCATGTCGCCGACACCGCCGAGGCGCTTCAGGAAGGCGAAGCGGCAGCCGCAGATGCCGGCCTTGTCGAGCGCGGCAAGGTCTTTGTCAGACATCTCGTCGCTGACGTTCGCGATGCCCTTGTAGGCGCCTTCGCTCTGCGCAATCGCGTCGGTTACGACACGATTGTCGGTGCCGTGCACAGTGGCATTGACGACCACGCAGCGCTCAACGCCGATTTTTTCGTGCACGCTGCGAAACGTTTCCAGCGGCGCATCGGCCGTGTTGTAGGGCCGGTTCGGCGAAAAAGGGATAGCGCGCGGCCGGCCCGAAGATATGGGTGTGAGTGTCGCAGGACTTCGGCGGCAGCTTGAACGAAGGCACCTTTGGATTTGGATCCGGCGGGTCGATGGTCGGCATCGCCTTCGGCCCAGCGGTTTGCGCGCGCGTTTCGCTCGTCAACGCCGCGCCGGCCAATCCGGTCAAGAGATGCAAGCATTCGCGCCTGTTCATTTCCTCAACACCCAGTCACATGGTCCGCTTGCGAGAGGAAACGCTGAGCGCGTCCGCCTCGACGGTTTCTTTCAAGTCTTGCTTGTAACGGGCCGCCGTCGTGCCGGCGCGGCCTGATCCAGCGCCGGCGCCTGGAAGGCGGCAACCGTGGCCTGCACCAGCTGCTCGATAGCGCTGGCGGCATCGCTGCCATCGGCCTCGCCGCGCGACAGGCGCGAGACGCGATCCGGCGTCACCAGCGAATAATACAGCGCGCCGAGCAGGAAGTGGCTGCGCCACACGATCTCGGTGCGCGGAACATGCGGCACGCTCTCGTGGACCGCATCGATGAAAGCGTGGCTGGTATCGTCGAAAGTCTGCGCAATGATTTTTCGCGCGACCTCGTTGCCTTCCGCTGACATCACTGCGCGCAGCCGCGTAAAGCGCGCCCCGCCGCCGGCGAGATCGCTGCCCGAGGTGAACGCCGGCACCACATAGGCGCGCACGATCGCCTCCAGCCGGTCCTGGAGATCGCGTACCCGCTTGGCGGCGGCCAGCAACTCCGAACGGCGGAGATTCATCGGTCCGCAATGGCGCCGGTAGATCTCCAGCAGCAAGCCGTCCTTGGTCGTGAAATGATAGGTCACGCTGCCGGGATTGGCGCCGGCGGCGTGTGCGATGTCGCGCACCGAGACGGCGTTGAAGCCGTTGGTGGCGAACAGCTCTTCGGCCGCAGCGAGGATCGCCTCGCGCATGTTCGGCTTGCGGGCCGTTTTCTTGCTGGTGGGCTTGCGTACCATGTGATTTGTACTATCGTACAAAAGATCAGGTCTCGTCAACAAAAACCATGGGCAATGTCCGGGCGGCTCAGAAACGGGCGCAAGGACGCGAATGCCTCGAGGAGTGCTCCAGAATGCCGGGTTTGAACAAGACGATCGGCGGGTTCGCGGTCGTTGCGGGTTTGCTGCTCGCAGCGAGCGCCGCGCATGCCGCCAATTATCCCAGCAAGCCAGTTCACATCCTCGTGCCCTATGCGGCCGGCGGCGCCGTCGATGTGCTCGCGCGCACGCTCGGCCAGGCGCTGGCCAAGACCTGGGACCAGCAGCCCGTGATCGACAACCGCCCGGGTGCCGGCGGCATCGTCGCCTCGCAGGCGCTGACGCAGGCCGCACCCGACGGCACCACGCTGATCCTGGTCGCGAGCGGTCATCCGCTCAACCAGTTCATCTATCCGAGCGTGCCGTATGACACGTTCAAGGATTTTACCGCGATCAGCGAAGTCGCCTCGTCGCCGCTTGCCATCGTGGTGGCGAAGGACAGCCCTTACAAGACACTCGGCGATCTCCTGGCTGCCGCAAAGAAGGATCCCGACAAGCTCTCCTACGGCATGTCCGGCAATGGCACCTCGGCGCATCTCGCCGGCGAGCTCCTGAAGCACATGTCCGGCACGAAAATGGTTGCGATCCCCTACAAGGGCGGCGCGCCGGCGCTGACCGCGGTGATCGCGGGTGAAATCCCGCTCAGCATCAATCCGCTGGCTGAAGCGATCGGCCAGCTCGACGGCGGCCCGGTCCGCGCGCTCGCGGTGACCTCGGCCGAGCGCTCCAAGGTCCTGCCCGATGTTCCGACCGTCGCCGAGGCCGGCGTGCCCGGCTACGATGTCTCGGTCTGGTGGGGCGTACTGGGCCCGGCGAAGATGCCGCCGGAGATCGTGGCAAAGCTCGAAACCGATTTGAAAGCGGCGCTACAAGATCCGAACGTCATGTCGACTCTCGGCAAGATCGGCGCCGCCCCCGTCGGCTCGTCTGCCAAGGACTTTGACGCCTACATGCACAGCGAGGCAACCAAATGGGAACCGGTACTGAAGGCCGCCGACATCCACGCGCAGTGAGGCGGCCCTGACGCTCCCCTGCCCGCGCCGGCTCATCGCGCCCTCGTTCAATTCCGCGCGTTCGCCCGCATCTTCTCCGGCGCGGCCGGCCGCCGCATGTAATCGGCGTCGTCGCCTCCTGCTGATGGAATCAGGATTGCGCGTTCGCGCGGCAGAGCCTCCGGCATCTCGTCGCGAATGAAGGCGATAAGCTTTTCCCTCATTTCGCAGCGCAGGTCCCAGGATTGCGGCGCATTCCGCGCGCTGACCAATACACGAAGTTCGATGGTGCGCAGATCCGCGTCGATCACCTGGAGATTGACCACCGCGCCGTCCCAAAGCTTGGATTCCTTGACCGCCTCCTCCAGCCAGCGCCGGATGCGCGGCACATCAGCGCGATAGTCGACATGAAACGCGATCACACCGATCAGGGATGCGGTATCGCGTGTCCAGTTCTGGAACGGTTTTTCGATGAAGTAGGACAACGGCACCACCATGCGGCGCCAGTCCCACAGCCGGATCACAACATAGGTCGAGGCGATGTCCTCGACCCACCCCCACTCGTTCTCGATG encodes the following:
- a CDS encoding 4-carboxy-4-hydroxy-2-oxoadipate aldolase/oxaloacetate decarboxylase; this translates as MKPVVVRNIKRADPAGMAEYGVSTVHEAYGRIGLMKPYMRPVWPGAAIAGPAVTVLAQPGDNWMIHVAVEQCRKGDILVVGCTTDNTDGMFGELLATSLRARGVQGLIIDAGCRDVKALHEMKFPVWSRAVSAKGTVKATLGSVNIAVVCAGVNVDPGDIVVADDDGVVVVRKRDAVEVAEKAKKRNADEGGKRERLASGELGLDMYGMRDALAKAGLVYVDNPEDV
- a CDS encoding TetR/AcrR family transcriptional regulator, whose translation is MVRKPTSKKTARKPNMREAILAAAEELFATNGFNAVSVRDIAHAAGANPGSVTYHFTTKDGLLLEIYRRHCGPMNLRRSELLAAAKRVRDLQDRLEAIVRAYVVPAFTSGSDLAGGGARFTRLRAVMSAEGNEVARKIIAQTFDDTSHAFIDAVHESVPHVPRTEIVWRSHFLLGALYYSLVTPDRVSRLSRGEADGSDAASAIEQLVQATVAAFQAPALDQAAPARRRPVTSKT
- the dctA gene encoding C4-dicarboxylate transporter DctA; the protein is MTALAIDKPRGRAWWKELWIQVLIAMAAGIALGIVSPEAAAKMQPLGDAFIKAIRMLIAPIIFCTAVHGIAHMADMARVGRVAVKAIIYFEIMTTIALVIGLIAVNVLKPGVGMNIDPASINASAVEPYVKQTAVIGFVPFLTNIVPATFIGAFAEGNILQVLFISVLCGFALVQLGERAAPLINLVDVAAKMIFAVVGFVMWAAPIGAFGAIAFTVGKFGVGSLASLGKLLGGFYLTCVIFIIAALGPVARLCGFSLLKLIRYIWEELLICIATTSSETVLPRMLTKLEQAGCEKSVVGLVIPTGYSFNLDGTCLYLAAASVFLAQATNTPLGLAEQIELLLILLVTSKGAAGIAGAAFVVLAATLSATGSIPVTSVALVLGVHRLMSQGLTPTNLIGNAVATIAIAKWEGALDAERLKRVLDGEEPAVAAG
- a CDS encoding DUF1932 domain-containing protein, whose amino-acid sequence is MVDPKRWQIGLVGYGEVGKILAEDLRQQEIKVAAFDIKLGSGQGASLREHATKFGVELTASHAELTAKSDFIVSAVTASQAVPVAAACSGAINQGTWFLDFNSASPGAKQRAAALIDAACGRYVEGAVMTSVPPYRIKVPLLLGGPGARELEPLLNAIGFAAKVASDRLGVSSAVKMCRSIMIKGLEAMVIESFTTARAYGVEDAVLASLTETFPAINWEKQGAYFFQRVIEHGRRRAEEVREVAETVREVGLTPWSAQGTAERQAWVADLADEGLFGAKGTKEFARSADWRTEADRILAKIKREG
- a CDS encoding PIG-L deacetylase family protein, coding for MKTGLVITAHPGDFVWRAGGAIALHAKKGYRMKIVCMSFGERGESQFAWKEKGATLESVKAGRKDEAERAAKLLGAEIEFFDCGDYPLKLTETHFDRMVDIYRELNPSFVLTHALQDPYNFDHPNAAHFAQETRVVAQAMGHKPGAEYKYSAPPVFLFEPHQPEQCNYKPDLLLKIDEVWKEKYEAFQILAAQKHLWGYYERVALNRGIQGSRNTGMPMTYGEAYQRLFPTVAEELA
- a CDS encoding ABC transporter substrate-binding protein, whose product is MDRLRLKAVLGNHPHVEAVKSGELRSDRFDLDFVTYTPTNKAFKPMVREQAFDVCEMAIVTYLMAKAHGKPLVLLPATMLGRFQHAYALYNPARGTLRPSDLEGKRVGIRSFTTTTGAWIRGILANDYGVDLDKIRWVTFEDPHVAEYVDTTERAPADKNILQMLLDGELDAVLGEASNDARLKPLFPDPTAEAAKWYARRGVVPVNHLVVVTGKLAKAHPKVAAGVYDLLKQNKLQVGPVATPDLVPFGVEANRKPLELIVDYAFQQALIPRRYAVEELFDETTRGLN
- a CDS encoding tripartite tricarboxylate transporter substrate binding protein, whose protein sequence is MPGLNKTIGGFAVVAGLLLAASAAHAANYPSKPVHILVPYAAGGAVDVLARTLGQALAKTWDQQPVIDNRPGAGGIVASQALTQAAPDGTTLILVASGHPLNQFIYPSVPYDTFKDFTAISEVASSPLAIVVAKDSPYKTLGDLLAAAKKDPDKLSYGMSGNGTSAHLAGELLKHMSGTKMVAIPYKGGAPALTAVIAGEIPLSINPLAEAIGQLDGGPVRALAVTSAERSKVLPDVPTVAEAGVPGYDVSVWWGVLGPAKMPPEIVAKLETDLKAALQDPNVMSTLGKIGAAPVGSSAKDFDAYMHSEATKWEPVLKAADIHAQ
- a CDS encoding amidohydrolase, translated to MTMTYIPTIPPPDPNTRTPKFKLPKLSCDAHCHIFGPGAKYPYAPDRSYTPPDAPLEDFKALHAKLGVERAVIVNASVHGTDNTVALDAIAQSNGAYRAVANIDDTITERELRALHEGGFRGCRFNFVRHLGGVPDKSVFNRVIAMVAPFGWHIDLHFDAIDLPEYADMLARLPLSYTIDHMGRVKASKGLDQLPFRILIELMQRDEKCWVKICGSERVSSAGPPFTDAVPFARKIVETAPDRVIWGTDWPHPNVKAMPNDGDLVDLIPLFAPEVEFQQKILVSNPARLFGFGE